One Longimicrobiales bacterium genomic window carries:
- the lpxA gene encoding acyl-ACP--UDP-N-acetylglucosamine O-acyltransferase — protein sequence MSNVTTAARIHSSAVIDASAELGAGVDIGPFAVIGPNVVVGDGTVIGPHVVIERDTHIGRDCRVHPGAVLGGDPQDLKYEGETALLVVGDRSVIRECVTLNRGTAARGRTQIGSDCLIMAYAHVAHDCLIGDHVVIANAVNMGGHCDIGDWVIVGGVTAIHQFVQIGAHAFVGGSSAVRKDVPPFVKAAGDPLRLFGLNTVGLQRRGFTEQERAELRRAYRLLFQSKRNLREALGATRLELDSAPHVDTLLGFIERSERGVTL from the coding sequence ATGTCCAACGTCACCACTGCAGCACGTATACACTCGTCCGCCGTCATCGACGCGAGCGCCGAGCTCGGTGCGGGTGTGGACATCGGGCCGTTCGCGGTCATCGGGCCGAACGTCGTGGTTGGCGACGGTACCGTGATCGGCCCGCACGTCGTGATCGAACGCGACACGCACATCGGCCGCGACTGCCGCGTTCATCCCGGCGCCGTGCTGGGCGGTGACCCGCAGGACCTGAAGTACGAAGGAGAGACGGCGCTGCTCGTCGTGGGCGACCGCTCGGTGATCCGGGAGTGCGTGACATTGAATCGCGGGACAGCAGCGCGCGGACGGACCCAGATCGGCAGCGACTGTCTCATCATGGCGTATGCGCACGTGGCCCATGACTGCCTGATCGGCGACCATGTCGTCATTGCCAATGCGGTCAACATGGGCGGCCACTGCGACATCGGCGACTGGGTCATTGTCGGCGGCGTAACGGCCATCCACCAGTTCGTGCAGATCGGTGCCCATGCGTTCGTCGGCGGCTCATCCGCCGTGCGCAAGGACGTCCCGCCGTTCGTCAAGGCGGCCGGTGACCCGCTCCGGCTGTTCGGGCTGAATACGGTCGGGCTACAGCGCCGGGGATTCACGGAGCAGGAACGGGCGGAGCTGCGCCGCGCCTACCGTCTGCTGTTCCAGTCGAAGCGCAATCTGCGCGAGGCACTGGGAGCGACACGGCTGGAGCTGGACAGTGCGCCGCACGTCGATACGCTGCTCGGCTTCATCGAGCGCAGCGAACGCGGAGTCACACTCTGA